From a single Aquarana catesbeiana isolate 2022-GZ linkage group LG09, ASM4218655v1, whole genome shotgun sequence genomic region:
- the PAF1 gene encoding RNA polymerase II-associated factor 1 homolog has product MAPTIQTQAQREDGHRSNAHRTVPERSGVVCRVKYCNTLPDIPFDPKFITYPFDQNRFVQYKATSLEKQHKHDLLTEPDLGVTIDLINPDTYRIDANVPLDLADEKLLEEEIQAPTSSKRSQQHAKVVPWMRKTEYISTEFNRYGISNEKPEVKIGVSVKQQFTEEDIYKDRDSQIAAIEKTFEDAQKPITQHYSKPRVTPVEVMPAFPDFKMWINPCAQVIFDSDPAPKEATGSAALEMMSQAMIRGMMDEEGNQFVAYFLPGEETMRKRKRDQEEGLDYMADDIYDYKIAREYNWNVKNKASKGYEENYFFIFREGDGVYYNELETRVRLSKRRVKAGVQSGTNAFLVVKHRDMNEKELEAQEARRAQLENHEPEEEEEMELEVDVDQDTQGSDAEDGEKGSESEKEGSGGEPSGSESEREDVPEEKEEEEEDKESSEDDRAARDKEEIFGSDDDDDDDSDEEVQNESGGEAEESGSEEEEDKNRGRRSRSASSSPFGSDRSQQANEEQSGSEQGSASSDGSDSD; this is encoded by the exons ATGGCGCCCACCATCCAGACTCAGGCGCAGCGGGAGGACGGCCACCG GTCCAATGCCCACCGAACAGTTCCAGAGCG GTCTGGAGTTGTGTGTCGGGTAAAATACTGCAATACATTACCAGATATTCCCTTTGATCCCAAATTCATAACTTACCCCTTTGATCAAAACAG ATTCGTGCAGTATAAGGCCACATCTCttgaaaaacaacacaaacatGACCTTCTCACCGAGCCAGACCTGGGAGTCACCATTGACTTGATCAACCCTGATACATATCGCATTGACGCCAATG TCCCCCTGGATTTAGCTGATGAGAAGCTTCTTGAAGAAGAAATTCAAGCACCCACCAGCTCCAAGAG GTCCCAGCAGCATGCTAAAGTAGTTCCATGGATGAGAAAAACTGAGTACATCTCCACAGAGTTCAACAGATATGGCATCTCCAATGAGAAGCCTGAAGTCAA GATTGGAGTGTCTGTCAAGCAGCAGTTTACAGAGGAGGACATCTACAAGGACAGAGACAGTCAGATTGCAGCTATCGAGAAGACATTTGAAGATGCTCAGAAACCT ATTACTCAGCATTACAGCAAGCCTCGTGTTACCCCAGTGGAGGTCATGCCTGCCTTCCCTGACTTTAAG ATGTGGATTAACCCCTGCGCTCAGGTCATATTTGATTCTGATCCTGCACCTAAGGAGGCCACAGGATCTGCAGCCTTGGAGATGATGTCACAGGCCATGATCAG AGGTATGATGGATGAAGAAGGAAACCAGTTTGTAGCATATTTCCTGCCCGGTGAAGAGACCATGCGGAAACGAAAAAGGGACCAGGAAGAGGGTCTCGATTACATGGCTGATGACAT ATATGACTACAAGATTGCCAGAGAGTACAACTGGAACGTTAAAAACAAAGCCAGCAAGGGCTACGAGGAAAACTATTTCTTCATCTTCAGAGAGGGTGATGGCGTTTACTACAATGAACTGGAGACCAG GGTACGTCTCAGTAAAAGGAGGGTGAAGGCTGGAGTTCAGTCTGGAACCAACGCATTCCTGGTGGTGAAACACAGAGATATGAATGAGAAGGAGCTGGAGGCTCAG GAAGCCCGCAGAGCTCAATTGGAGAATCACGagccagaggaagaagaggagatggAATTGGAAGTGGATGTGGATCAGGATACTCAGGGATCAG ATGCAGAAGATGGAGAGAAGGGCAGTGAGAGTGAGAAGGAAGGCAGCGGCGGAGAGCCCTCAGggagtgagagtgagagagaagaTGTCccagaggagaaggaagaggaagaagaggataaaGAGAGCAGTGAAGACGACAGAGCTGCCAGAGACAAGGAGGAAATCTTTGgcagtgatgatgatgatgacgacgaCAGCGATGAGGAAGTGCAGAATGAAAGCGGAGGCGAAGCAGAGGAAAGCGGCAGCGAGGAAGAAGAGGACAAAAACAGAGGGCGCAGAAGCCGCAGCGCCAGCAGCAGTCCGTTTGGAAGTGACCGATCTCAGCAGGCAAATGAGGAGCAAAGTGGAAGTGAGCAGGGCTCTGCCTCCAGCGATGGCAGTGATAGCGACTGA